One genomic segment of Rivularia sp. PCC 7116 includes these proteins:
- a CDS encoding glycosyltransferase — MKVLHVIPSIASIHGGPSKAVIEMVKAQQDRGIESEIATTNDSGQDLLDVPLVKRTIYNQVPIWFFPRFSTTIAPVRGFVFSGTFTNWLWQHIQDYELLHIHAVFLYTSTAAMAIARLKKVPYILRPLGQLCEWSLQQSARKKKIYLNLIERANLKNSQALHLTSLQEQQEVSCLNLNVPTFVLPHGLSVPPIISNARQRLREHLELPADEPIILFLSRLHQKKGLDYLISALSKLAHHRFTFVLAGSGSPEYEAEIESLLETNNIRNRTHIAGFIQGESKDLFIQGSDLFVLTSHSENFGVAVLEALAAGLPVVLTPSVALASVVQEHKLGYVTELNVSAIASALENYLTNPQQVEEMRTRARQLIFKQYTWERIATNLIEIYKAILHQRPFSQYI, encoded by the coding sequence CTGTTATAGAAATGGTAAAAGCACAGCAGGATAGAGGTATTGAGTCTGAAATTGCTACCACTAATGATAGTGGTCAAGATTTACTCGATGTACCATTAGTAAAACGCACAATCTATAATCAAGTTCCAATTTGGTTTTTTCCTCGCTTTTCTACCACAATTGCACCAGTTAGAGGATTTGTCTTTTCAGGAACTTTTACTAACTGGTTATGGCAACATATCCAAGATTATGAACTTCTACACATCCACGCTGTTTTCTTGTACACCTCTACCGCAGCAATGGCAATCGCTCGCCTTAAAAAAGTTCCTTACATTCTTCGACCTTTGGGACAGTTGTGTGAATGGTCACTGCAACAAAGCGCTCGTAAAAAAAAGATTTATCTCAATTTGATAGAACGTGCTAACCTTAAAAATTCCCAAGCACTTCACCTAACTTCTTTGCAAGAGCAGCAAGAAGTGTCCTGTCTAAATCTAAACGTTCCAACCTTCGTTTTACCCCACGGACTTTCTGTTCCTCCTATCATCTCCAATGCTCGTCAACGATTACGAGAACACCTTGAATTACCAGCAGATGAACCCATAATTTTATTTTTATCTCGTCTGCATCAAAAAAAAGGGCTAGATTATCTTATCTCAGCTTTAAGTAAACTTGCTCATCACCGATTTACTTTCGTTTTAGCAGGTAGTGGTTCTCCTGAATATGAAGCAGAAATAGAATCACTACTCGAAACCAATAACATTCGTAATCGCACTCATATTGCAGGATTTATTCAAGGAGAAAGCAAAGATTTATTCATTCAAGGTTCAGACTTATTTGTTCTTACTTCCCATTCTGAAAACTTTGGTGTAGCCGTTTTAGAGGCATTAGCCGCAGGTTTACCCGTTGTTTTAACACCCAGTGTTGCTTTAGCTTCAGTTGTTCAAGAACACAAATTAGGTTATGTAACAGAACTTAATGTATCTGCAATTGCATCCGCTCTTGAGAACTATTTAACTAATCCTCAACAAGTAGAAGAAATGAGAACCCGCGCTCGTCAACTCATCTTTAAACAATATACGTGGGAAAGGATTGCTACTAACTTGATTGAGATTTATAAAGCCATTCTTCATCAACGACCTTTCTCGCAATATATTTGA
- a CDS encoding phytanoyl-CoA dioxygenase family protein has protein sequence MNNFIKDNIVYTSDNPKLDYQIIFTRIKNGNFEYILGRFRIFRGIYSQYRKLRQLLQKPKKHLSFPSQIIHNSNIGIPTIVESIQKDSYYDQLELNGKSLASIVNAGQNLPLSTASLNLSFTYREYIHNLKAKHTIAMAHVDEPMKMDEIYRLRYDDLLLEISEKYLGYFPDQCDVRLWWSFASNLSSEERRRQLQTVDYHYDIHGFNFFYISFYLTDVDVNSGAHVLVKSSHKNKKNSMLIRSARCPDETIQQYYPQEDIVTIEGKAGKCFLEDTSCFHKALPPIERDRLFLQLRYY, from the coding sequence ATGAATAATTTCATAAAGGATAATATAGTATACACATCTGATAACCCTAAATTAGACTATCAGATTATTTTTACAAGAATCAAAAACGGTAATTTTGAATATATACTGGGCAGATTTCGGATATTTAGAGGTATATATTCTCAGTATAGAAAACTGAGACAACTTCTACAGAAACCAAAAAAACATTTAAGCTTTCCTAGTCAAATAATTCACAACTCGAATATCGGTATTCCTACTATTGTTGAATCTATTCAAAAAGACTCTTACTACGACCAACTAGAATTGAATGGTAAATCATTAGCTTCTATAGTAAATGCTGGTCAAAATTTGCCTTTATCTACAGCATCACTAAATCTGTCATTTACTTATCGAGAATATATTCATAATCTCAAAGCAAAACATACAATTGCTATGGCGCATGTAGATGAACCGATGAAAATGGATGAAATATATCGGCTTAGGTATGATGATTTATTACTAGAAATATCGGAAAAATATCTAGGTTATTTTCCTGATCAATGTGATGTCAGATTATGGTGGAGTTTTGCAAGTAACCTATCTTCAGAAGAAAGAAGAAGACAGTTACAGACGGTCGATTATCATTACGATATTCATGGATTTAATTTCTTCTACATTAGTTTTTACCTAACTGATGTTGATGTTAATAGTGGTGCCCATGTTCTCGTGAAGTCAAGCCATAAAAATAAAAAAAACTCAATGCTTATTCGCAGTGCTAGATGTCCTGACGAAACAATACAGCAATATTACCCCCAAGAAGATATCGTAACTATTGAAGGAAAAGCAGGAAAATGCTTCCTAGAAGA